One window from the genome of Myxococcales bacterium encodes:
- a CDS encoding SPOR domain-containing protein, producing MSTDLYKERIEVSLDGRQIFYMFVGGAVLSCLVFVLGVMVGKRVESRSHLVAQQADARRDPLAALDRVSEASESLSFRQALRDQQRVAPAVDAEVARAASAATTAATTAAKPVSTTALPAATLPPVAQAPTAVAAAAIAASPAQTAPAKPTIAAAKPQTTAATPEASTGKRFHTLRVSSFKDAAEADALIKQLKGRGYQPFSMPATVDGEAWIRVCIGRHPTYEAAVAAKLKYEANMRKIAYVLTVEP from the coding sequence GTGAGCACAGACCTATACAAAGAGCGCATCGAGGTCAGCCTCGACGGACGGCAGATTTTCTATATGTTTGTGGGCGGCGCGGTGCTGTCCTGTTTGGTGTTCGTGCTCGGCGTCATGGTTGGCAAGCGCGTCGAGTCGCGTTCACATCTGGTGGCGCAGCAAGCCGACGCTCGCCGTGACCCCTTGGCGGCGCTTGATCGCGTGAGCGAGGCGAGTGAGTCACTTTCGTTTCGTCAGGCCCTGCGCGATCAGCAGCGCGTCGCGCCCGCGGTCGACGCCGAGGTGGCGCGCGCGGCGTCTGCGGCAACAACGGCTGCGACGACCGCCGCCAAGCCCGTTTCCACAACCGCCCTTCCAGCCGCGACGCTGCCGCCGGTCGCTCAGGCGCCCACGGCTGTCGCCGCCGCGGCGATCGCAGCCTCCCCAGCGCAAACCGCTCCGGCAAAACCGACTATCGCCGCTGCCAAGCCGCAGACCACGGCGGCAACCCCGGAGGCGTCGACGGGCAAACGCTTCCACACCCTGCGCGTCTCGTCATTTAAAGACGCCGCCGAGGCGGATGCGCTGATCAAGCAGCTAAAAGGCCGAGGCTATCAGCCGTTTTCGATGCCGGCCACGGTCGATGGCGAGGCGTGGATCAGGGTCTGCATCGGCCGCCACCCTACCTACGAGGCGGCGGTGGCCGCCAAGCTGAAGTACGAGGCCAATATGCGCAAGATTGCCTACGTGCTTACGGTTGAGCCGTAG